A genomic window from Panthera tigris isolate Pti1 chromosome B4, P.tigris_Pti1_mat1.1, whole genome shotgun sequence includes:
- the EID3 gene encoding EP300-interacting inhibitor of differentiation 3, whose product MSDEKGSLRGGVEKGEEPAGTIAGSAFSVKRVEDEEEPMKVEVAVGADGCPDDLSCREADIDPYLLGLADDEEKCRKIRRQYRQLIYSVQQNRDDIVNTASDTLTEALEEANVLFDGVSRTREAALDAQFLVLASDLGKEKAKQLNCDMSFFNQVAFCDFLFIFVGLNWMEDDERDELSGCDDNIALSFWETVQKEATSWIVQAETFHFIFGSFKSKPSAPKPRLEHQKKAHKMEEKGAMPTKLRKLDLSNNQEATEKEVERILGLLQTYFRKYPDTPVSYFEFVIDPNSFSRTVENIFYVSFIIRDGFARIRLDQDRLPILEPININQVGEGNDPSSHGRRQGVISLSLQDWKNIVATFEISEAMITNSY is encoded by the coding sequence ATGTCTGATGAAAAAGGCTCCTTGAGGGGAGGCgtagagaaaggagaggagccaGCGGGGACCATCGCTGGTAGTGCGTTCTCTGTGAAGCGGGTGGAGGACGAGGAAGAACCGATGAAGGTGGAAGTGGCGGTGGGGGCTGATGGCTGCCCTGACGACCTCAGCTGCCGGGAGGCCGACATAGACCCATACCTCCTAGGGCTTGCGGATGACGAGGAGAAATGCCGGAAAATCCGCAGGCAGTACCGACAGCTCATCTATAGTGTCCAGCAGAACCGTGATGACATAGTGAACACGGCGAGCGACACGTTAACCGAGGCCCTTGAAGAAGCCAATGTCCTGTTTGATGGAGTGAGCCGAACCAGAGAAGCAGCACTCGATGCCCAGTTTCTTGTTTTGGCTTCTGATTTGGgtaaagagaaagcaaagcaaCTGAACTGTGATATGAGCTTTTTTAATCAAGTAGCGTTCTGTGACTTTCTGTTTATATTTGTGGGCCTAAACTGGATGGAGGATGATGAACGTGATGAATTGAGTGGCTGTGATGATAATATAGCTCTTTCCTTCTGGGAGACAGTACAGAAGGAAGCAACATCCTGGATAGTGCAAGCTGAAACATTCCACTTTATTTTTGGTTCATTCAAGTCTAAGCCTTCTGCACCAAAGCCCCGACTTGAACACCAGAAGAAAGctcacaaaatggaagaaaaggggGCTATGCCTACAAAGCTGAGGAAGTTGGACCTGAGTAATAAtcaagaagcaacagaaaaagaagtagaaagaatcTTGGGATTGTTGCAAACTTACTTTCGAAAGTATCCTGATACTCCCGTGTCCTATTTTGAGTTTGTGATTGATCCAAACTCTTTTTCTCGTACTGtggagaatatattttatgtttctttcattaTAAGGGATGGTTTTGCAAGAATAAGGCTTGACCAAGACAGGCTGCCAATATTAGAGCCGATTAATATTAACCAAGTGGGTGAGGGAAATGATCCCAGTTCTCATGGCAGGAGACAAGGAGTTATATCTTTAAGTTTACAGGACTGGAAAAATATTGTGGCAACTTTTGAGATTTCAGAGGCTATGATCACAAACTCATACTAG